Proteins co-encoded in one Acidobacteriota bacterium genomic window:
- a CDS encoding DNA translocase FtsK 4TM domain-containing protein, whose amino-acid sequence MKICPTCNEVYKDDDINFCLADGTTLLKKRGAKAAKHSHWNDVVAIILAAVAVMVLLCLITSSADDRSWISTGSGAPKLKNWVGVVGANIAAVLFSTFGWTAYLIPVLIAVIAWRVFQSDTLIPRAARVAGYVFFAVSLSGLITLFGGYGAIVGEAAAQGTMYFIGSVGTGILLTAIFVSSILLITNFTLAGFLSHFDVAGENLKIRIDEWRDKRREARHDQIEEAKLRADKRKGRREPFPKKADDEELPATIPVGNMESLAAAAAVGRAEPMFDDAPSIPTIETREDPYETQKVVEPEFEEIPFDMPKKRIRAKAAEIEQSPAIENDEALDEAVKTADAQAYAGYLLPDTNLLTEAKTTFTHNEAELRGIGSLLEQKTAEFSVPGKVVNIMPGPVVTTFEFKPAAGVKYSRVTSLVDDLCLALKAPSIRIDRIPGKAYVGIEVPNQKRETIYLREVIESAKFKDSGSLVTLGLGKTIDGAKYVADLTKMPHLLIAGATGAGKSVGINTLVMSILYKARPDEVKFIMVDPKQVELGLYADIPHLATPIITDPKRAATALRWAVVEMEKRYKDLAKQSVRNIAGFNEKIGGFITEERLDDNGDAYRKLPYIVIIIDELADLMMVSGKEVEESITRLAQMARAVGIHLILATQRPSVDVITGIIKANMPTRIAFRVSSKVDSRTIIDGNGAESLLGQGDMLFLPPGQSNVIRVHGAFVDEGEINDVVEFVKAQGRPEYDTTITKTEEELDDSGDLPGRRDPLFMDALKCVVQAKRGSTSLLQRHLRIGYGRAAAILDAMVREGYIGEMDGSSRARPVLPKAYEDLQDVNEGALGDEY is encoded by the coding sequence ATGAAAATTTGCCCTACATGCAACGAGGTATATAAGGACGACGACATTAATTTTTGTCTGGCGGACGGTACCACTTTGCTTAAAAAGCGGGGAGCGAAGGCGGCGAAGCATTCGCACTGGAATGATGTGGTGGCGATCATTCTGGCAGCTGTCGCGGTGATGGTCTTGCTGTGTCTGATCACGAGCAGTGCGGATGACCGTTCGTGGATATCGACGGGCAGCGGGGCTCCGAAGCTGAAGAATTGGGTCGGCGTTGTCGGAGCAAATATTGCGGCGGTTTTGTTTAGCACGTTTGGCTGGACGGCGTATTTGATACCGGTTCTGATCGCAGTGATCGCCTGGCGGGTTTTTCAGTCTGATACCTTGATTCCGAGAGCGGCGAGAGTCGCCGGATATGTGTTTTTTGCGGTTTCGCTGTCGGGGTTGATCACATTATTTGGTGGTTACGGGGCAATCGTTGGGGAGGCGGCAGCTCAGGGAACCATGTATTTTATCGGTTCCGTCGGAACGGGCATTTTGCTGACCGCGATCTTTGTTAGTTCGATCCTGCTGATCACAAATTTCACGCTCGCCGGTTTCCTTAGCCATTTTGACGTCGCCGGCGAAAACCTCAAGATCCGCATCGACGAATGGCGTGACAAACGCCGCGAAGCTCGCCACGACCAGATCGAGGAAGCCAAGTTGCGGGCTGACAAGCGAAAAGGCAGACGCGAACCTTTTCCCAAGAAAGCCGACGACGAAGAGCTTCCCGCGACCATTCCGGTCGGCAATATGGAATCGCTCGCGGCTGCGGCGGCCGTCGGTCGGGCCGAGCCGATGTTTGACGACGCTCCGTCGATCCCGACTATTGAAACTCGCGAAGATCCATACGAAACGCAGAAGGTCGTCGAGCCGGAATTTGAAGAAATTCCTTTCGACATGCCGAAAAAACGGATCCGAGCGAAGGCGGCCGAGATCGAACAAAGCCCTGCTATCGAAAACGATGAAGCTCTGGACGAAGCGGTCAAAACCGCGGACGCTCAGGCTTACGCGGGATACCTGCTCCCTGACACGAACCTTTTGACCGAGGCAAAAACGACGTTTACTCACAACGAAGCCGAACTTCGCGGGATCGGATCCTTGCTTGAGCAAAAGACGGCGGAGTTTAGCGTCCCTGGAAAAGTGGTCAATATTATGCCCGGGCCGGTGGTGACGACGTTCGAATTTAAGCCGGCGGCAGGTGTGAAATATTCACGGGTGACGAGCTTGGTCGACGATCTCTGCCTCGCTCTGAAAGCTCCTTCGATCCGTATCGATCGAATTCCGGGGAAAGCGTATGTCGGCATTGAGGTACCGAATCAGAAACGCGAGACGATCTATCTTCGCGAGGTGATCGAATCGGCGAAGTTCAAGGATTCCGGCTCGCTGGTCACGCTTGGGCTTGGAAAGACCATCGATGGTGCAAAATATGTTGCCGATCTCACAAAGATGCCGCATTTGCTGATTGCCGGTGCGACCGGTGCGGGTAAATCGGTCGGGATCAACACGCTGGTCATGTCGATCCTTTATAAGGCACGCCCCGATGAAGTTAAGTTCATCATGGTCGATCCCAAACAGGTCGAACTCGGGCTTTATGCCGATATTCCGCATCTGGCAACACCGATCATCACGGATCCGAAACGTGCCGCAACAGCACTTCGATGGGCCGTTGTTGAGATGGAAAAGCGGTACAAGGATCTCGCGAAGCAAAGCGTGCGAAATATCGCCGGCTTCAATGAAAAGATCGGCGGCTTCATTACCGAAGAACGCCTCGATGACAACGGTGATGCGTATCGCAAGCTGCCGTACATCGTCATCATCATCGACGAACTCGCCGACCTGATGATGGTTAGCGGTAAAGAGGTCGAGGAATCGATCACGCGGCTTGCACAGATGGCTCGAGCGGTTGGGATTCACCTGATACTTGCAACGCAGCGGCCTTCGGTCGATGTTATTACCGGTATTATCAAGGCGAATATGCCGACTCGTATCGCATTTCGGGTCTCGTCAAAGGTCGATAGCCGAACGATCATCGACGGCAACGGTGCCGAAAGCTTGCTTGGACAGGGCGACATGCTGTTTTTGCCGCCGGGACAATCGAACGTCATTCGCGTCCATGGAGCGTTTGTCGATGAGGGCGAGATAAACGATGTGGTTGAATTCGTGAAAGCCCAGGGCCGCCCGGAATACGACACGACCATCACCAAAACCGAAGAAGAACTCGACGACAGCGGCGACCTGCCCGGCCGCCGTGATCCGCTGTTCATGGACGCTCTCAAGTGTGTCGTCCAGGCTAAACGCGGCTCCACATCGTTATTGCAGCGGCATTTGAGGATCGGCTACGGCCGAGCCGCAGCTATCCTTGACGCCATGGTCCGCGAAGGCTACATCGGCGAAATGGACGGCTCCTCGCGTGCCCGGCCGGTTTTACCGAAGGCGTATGAGGATCTGCAAGACGTCAACGAAGGTGCGTTGGGAGATGAGTATTAG